GCGGTTCATGGTGAGGTTGGCGGCTCGAGCGGAGGGGATCACGGTGTATCCCTCGGCCTCCAGCTTCAGCAGCTCCTGGGTGGCGATGGCCTCGATCTCAGGCACGATGAGGTGGGGTTTCTCCAGCGTGACGATCCGGCGAAGTTCAGCCGCATCCAACATGGAAAACACATGGCTGCGATGGGCCACCTGCATGGCGGGGGCGTTCGGGTAGCGGTCGCAGGCGATGACCTCGCAGCCCAGCCGCTGGAGCTCGATGGCCACTTCCTTGCCCAACTCGCCGGAGCCGAGGAGCAGGACGCGCGTGGCGGAGCTGGAGAGGGGCGTGCCGAGGGTGGTCATGGAAGTCCCGAAAGGCCCCATTCTGCCCTGGAATCCGCGGCTTGAGCCGGGCGCTCGCGCCCCGGTCAGCTCTTCGTCCTCCGGTAGTTCGGCATCACCTTGCCCTTGGCACACTCGAAGATGAGGCTGGTCTGGATGTGGGCCACTTCGGGGCGGGTGGTGAAGGCATCCAGGGCCAGGTCGCGCAGGTGGTGCGCGTCGCGCACGGCCACGTGCACTTGGAAATCGTGGGTGCCAGCCACGTGAAAGGCCGAGAGCACCTCGGGCAGGCCCATGACGTGTTTCCAGAAGGCCTTCACCTGGGCGCGGCTGTGCTGGCGCAGCTGCACGGCGATGAGGGCCTGAAGGCCCACGCCCAGGGCGTCGGGATCCACCTCGGCGTGGGCGCCTTTGATCACACCTTCCATTCGCAGGCGCTGCACGCGGGCCAGGCAGGAGGATGGGGCGAGACCCACGGCCGCCGCGAGTTCCTTGTTGGACAGCCGAGCATCCTTCTGTAAATGCTCGATCAGAACGAAATCAATTCGGTCGAGTTCCATATGAGGCATTGTTTCACGAAATCAATTCGGCTGATGACCGAATGTGTCGAACCTACATTGGGCCCAGGAGAACATCCATGACCCATCCGTCCGCTTCCCTGTCGCTGGAAACCCAGGCCGTTCACGCGGGCCGCGAGGTGCTGCACGAGCAGGGCATCCACGCCATGCCCATCGACCTCAGCAGCACCTATCCCGTGCAGGACCTGGACGAGGGCGGGCGCAGCCTGGAGGCCATGGCCATGGGTGGCCTGCCCATCGGCAGCCCCGTCTACTCGCGCCTCTACAACCCCACCGTCGCCCGCTACGAGCAGGCCCTGGCGCAGCTGGAGGGCGCCGAGGAGTGCGTGGCCTTTGGTTCGGGCATGGCCGCCGTCACCGCGGCCCTCATGGCCGCCAAGACCCGCGGCAACCACATCGTGGCCGTGCGCCCACTCTACGGCGGCACCGACCACCTGCTGGCCTCGGGCATGCTGGGCCTGGAAGTGACCTGGGCCGAAGCCGATGGCATCACGGCCGCGCTCCGCCCCGACACCGCCATGGTGATCGTGGAGACCCCCGCCAACCCGACGCTGGCACTGCTCGACTTGGATGACGTGATCCGCCAGGCCGGCAAGGTGCCCGTGCTGGTGGACAACACCTTTGCCACGCCGGTGCTCCAGAACCCCATTGCCCAGGGCGCCACCCTGGTCCTCCACAGCGCCACGAAGTTCCTCGGTGGCCACGGCGATGTGCTGGCGGGCCTGGTGGCCACCAACCACGAGTGGGCCGTGGAGCTGCGCAAGGTGCGCGTCATCACGGGCAACGTGCTGCATCCCCTGGCCGCCTACCTGCTGCACCGCAGCATGCCCACTCTGCCCATGCGCGTGCGCAGCCAGCAGGCGGGCGCCCAGATCCTGGCCGAGCGCCTGGCCAAGCACCCGGCCATCTCCGCCGTGCACTTCCCCGGCCTCCCCGGCCAGGACCCCAAGGGCCTGCTGGGCCGCCAGATGAAGGGCCCCGGCTCCCTCATGGCCTTCGAGGTGGTGGGTGGTTTCGAGGCGGCCTCGGTGGTCATGTCCGAAGTGAAGCTCATGACGCCCGCCGTGTCCCTGGGCAGTGTCGACACGCTCATCCAGCACCCGGCCGCGCTCACGCACCGCGTGGTGAACCCTGATGCCCGCGAGCACAGCGGCATCTCCCAGTCCCTGATGCGGCTCTCCGTGGGCCTCGAGAACCCCGAGGACCTCTGGGCCGATCTGGAACAGGCCCTGGTCAAGGCCATGGCCAAGGTCGCCGCCCACGTCTGACACTCCAAGTCATGAAAAAGGAGCAGGGCCGCTCTGGGAACGGGGCGGCCCTGGGCTTATGCTGGGGGCCCTTCCCCTGACATAAGGAGACCCCATGGCGGACAAACCCATGCCCACCGGCTTTGGCACCTTCTGCTGGAGTCAGCTGAACGCCAGTGATGCGGCAGCCTGCGAGCCCTTCTACCTCAGCCTCTTCGGCTGGTCTGCCGACCACAAGGACCTGGGCGGCCTGCCCATGACGCTGTTCAAGCGCGGCGCGGATGAGATGGGCACCCTGATGCAGATTCCCCCGATGGCCTCCGGGACGCCCCGCAGCCACTGGATGGGCTACGTGTGGGTGCAGGATCTGGACGCCACCTTCGCCCGGGCCAAGGAGCTGGGGGCCGCACCCTTCGTGCCGCCCACTACGGTTCCCGAGGCGGGGCGCTTCGCGGTCATCGGCGATCCCGGCGGCGCCGTGCTGGGGCTCTTCGAGGAGGCTCCGAGGCCGGGCCCCTCCCGGCCCATGCCCACCGGCCATGGCGCCTTCTGCTGGTACGAGCTCACCACCCGGGAGGTGGCGGCCTCCATCGCCTTCTATACCCAGCTCTTCGGTTGGACCACCCGCGAGTGGCCCATGGACTTCGGCATCTACACCCTGTTCCTGCGCGGCGAAGAGGCGGTGGCGGGCCTCATGCCCATGGCGGGGCCCGAGTGGGAGGGCATCCCCAACCACTGGATGCCCTATGTGGGCGTCAACGATGTGGACGAGCGCTTCGCGGCGGTGCCCGGGCTGGGCGGAACCGGGTGCGTGCCCCCGACCGACATCCCCGAGGTGGGCCGCTTCGCCGTCATTGCCGATCCCACGGGGGGCGTGATCTCCCTGATGAGGGGACTGGACTGAAGCCCGCTGCGGGCCTGCGTCTCGGAGGCCGACCCCGCTAGTCTGGAGGCATGTCCTTCGCGCCGCTTCCCCTGTCGTCCAAGGTCACGGTGCTCCGTGGCCTGGGCCCGGCGCGGGCGGCGGCGCTGCAGGAGGCGGGCATCGACAGCCTGCGCGACCTGCTGTGGAGCCTGCCGTACCGCTACGTGGACCGGGGCAGCCTGCGGCCCTTGGGCAGCCTGGAGATGCGGGGCTTCGAGGCGGATCCGGGCCTCGTCACGGTGCTGGGCACCATCCAGGACCTGCGTCAGAGCACCACCCACGTGCAGCGCATGGCGCTCACGGAAGTGCTGCTGGCGGACGAGACCGGCAGCCTGCGCCTCGTCTGGTTCAACCAGCCCTACCTGGGCCGCTCGCTCAAGGTGGGCGACCGCCTGCTGGTCTTCGGCAACCTCTTCCTGGGCCGGCACGGCCTGGAGATGCGGGGCCCCCAGTTCGAGCTCATGGAGCGCAGCGGCGATATCGGCTGGGTGAGTCGCTACCTGCCCCTCTACCGCCGGCTCGGCCCCCTCACTGGCCGGGTGCGGCAGAAGCTGGTGGTCGAGGCCCTGGGCCGGGCCCACCTGGGCGAGGACTGGCTGCCCCTGGACCTGTCGCAGGATCTGCCCGACACCCTGACGGCCCTGCGCCTGCTGCACGAGCCGCCGGACAGCAGCGAGGCCCAGGCGCTGGAGGAGGGCACC
This sequence is a window from Geothrix sp. PMB-07. Protein-coding genes within it:
- a CDS encoding Lrp/AsnC family transcriptional regulator — its product is MELDRIDFVLIEHLQKDARLSNKELAAAVGLAPSSCLARVQRLRMEGVIKGAHAEVDPDALGVGLQALIAVQLRQHSRAQVKAFWKHVMGLPEVLSAFHVAGTHDFQVHVAVRDAHHLRDLALDAFTTRPEVAHIQTSLIFECAKGKVMPNYRRTKS
- a CDS encoding PLP-dependent aspartate aminotransferase family protein, which translates into the protein MTHPSASLSLETQAVHAGREVLHEQGIHAMPIDLSSTYPVQDLDEGGRSLEAMAMGGLPIGSPVYSRLYNPTVARYEQALAQLEGAEECVAFGSGMAAVTAALMAAKTRGNHIVAVRPLYGGTDHLLASGMLGLEVTWAEADGITAALRPDTAMVIVETPANPTLALLDLDDVIRQAGKVPVLVDNTFATPVLQNPIAQGATLVLHSATKFLGGHGDVLAGLVATNHEWAVELRKVRVITGNVLHPLAAYLLHRSMPTLPMRVRSQQAGAQILAERLAKHPAISAVHFPGLPGQDPKGLLGRQMKGPGSLMAFEVVGGFEAASVVMSEVKLMTPAVSLGSVDTLIQHPAALTHRVVNPDAREHSGISQSLMRLSVGLENPEDLWADLEQALVKAMAKVAAHV
- a CDS encoding VOC family protein, with the translated sequence MADKPMPTGFGTFCWSQLNASDAAACEPFYLSLFGWSADHKDLGGLPMTLFKRGADEMGTLMQIPPMASGTPRSHWMGYVWVQDLDATFARAKELGAAPFVPPTTVPEAGRFAVIGDPGGAVLGLFEEAPRPGPSRPMPTGHGAFCWYELTTREVAASIAFYTQLFGWTTREWPMDFGIYTLFLRGEEAVAGLMPMAGPEWEGIPNHWMPYVGVNDVDERFAAVPGLGGTGCVPPTDIPEVGRFAVIADPTGGVISLMRGLD